Proteins co-encoded in one Micropterus dolomieu isolate WLL.071019.BEF.003 ecotype Adirondacks linkage group LG19, ASM2129224v1, whole genome shotgun sequence genomic window:
- the sec24b gene encoding protein transport protein Sec24B isoform X3, which produces MYPPTGCYGPPPQQQSYPTVPAHSTLAPNKAPITNSAHSANYYQSHHQQNQHHHHHHLPQHHVAPSPYSAPSSSAPPSQPYATLPSPGPPPSNAQYNQQQHPPYATPGSYYGQQSYHLPPPQPSQQQQQQPSLMPAPAGGPGAPLYPIVSYPSAPGSSQYGTLSSSQSTSTPGVMPTQMGAPLHQYSTSRPASTTTVQPGYSVAPPSQLVPTVNGQGSTVHQHYDQSHQASLSYDSYGRVSHSSGGGAEADQPPSGTPSTSVHSSPGHHQGMQYGYVTNSGASSASATTSGPAAGPSSSSSDDDEEEEDEDEEAGGDTSSSTTGSASPVPNSYDSLEGGNYPDSMPPSNNMTNQAAPYSNYAYPSMQPAYQQGPSSHTDSSPSHDPYGQSSYQQCSQPFPNLSQLSAALGGLSGVPELELEALSPVNLLQERNLLPPRPLEAPEPNLTPDLKKVNCSPQTFRCTLTSIPQTQALLNKARLPLGLLLHPFRDLQQLPVITSNTIVRCRSCRTYINPFVSFLDQRRWKCNLCYRVNDVPDEFMYNPVTRSYGEPHKRPEVQNPTVEFIASSDYMLRPPQPAAYLFVLDVSHNAVEAGYLKYFCELLLENLDKLPGDTRTRVGFLTFDSTIHFYNLQEGLSQPQMLVVSDIDDIFIPSHDSLMVNLKESKELVNDLLTSLPGMFSQSMETHSALGPALQAAFKLMSPTGGRVTVFQTQLPTLGAGALQSREDPNQRSSTKGVQHLGPATDFYKKLALDCSGQQIGVDLFLLSSQYADLASLSCISKYSAGSVFYYPSFHYIHNPAQLEKFQRDLERYLTRKIGFEAVMRIRCTKGLSIHTFHGNFFVRSTDLLSLANVNPDSAFAVQMSIEDSLADSSLACFQAALLYTSSKGKRRIRVHTMCLPVVNQLSDVYAGADVQAITVLLANMAIDRSISSSLSDARDALVNAVVDLVSAYKSNVSNLQQAGLVVPASMRLFPVYILSLLKQKALRTGTSTRLDERVFAMCEFKTQPLQQLMRMVHPDLYRLDNMSEQGALHLNDTVVPQPHLLHLSAERVSRDGAFLMDCGNVFYLWIGKCCNEMFIRDVLGCPNYASIPTNMSHIPELETPLSERVRAFLDWLQDNRAFSSIIHVVKDDASAKATFFQHLVEDKSESASSYYEFLQHIQQQMSK; this is translated from the exons ATGTATCCACCTACAGGCTGCTATGGACCCCCACCTCAACAACAGAGCTACCCCACCGTTCCTGCTCACTCCACACTTGCTCCCAACAAAGCACCCATCACGAACAGTGCCCACAGTGCTAACTACTACCAGAGCCACCATCAGCAAaatcaacaccaccaccaccatcaccttCCTCAGCATCATGTAGCACCCTCCCCATACAGTGCACCCTCGAGCTCTGCCCCTCCATCTCAGCCATATGCCACCCTTCCCTCTCCAGGACCACCACCATCAAATGCCCAGtacaaccagcagcagcatccaCCATATGCCACGCCAGGATCCTACTATGGACAACAGTCGTACCACCTTCCCCCACCACAGCCctctcaacagcagcagcagcagcccagtTTGATGCCTGCACCAGCAGGTGGCCCTGGAGCACCCCTCTACCCAATTGTTTCCTACCCGTCGGCGCCTGGAAGTAGCCAGTACGGCACCTTGAGTTCCTCCCAGAGCACCTCTACGCCTGGAGTCATGCCCACTCAGATGGGTGCACCCCTACATCAGTACAGTACCTCTCGGCCGGCCTCAACAACAACAGTGCAGCCTGGGTACAGTGTCGCTCCTCCTAGTCAACTGGTGCCGACAGTCAATGGTCAAGGAAGCACAG TCCACCAGCACTATGACCAAAGCCACCAGGCATCTCTGAGCTATGACTCCTATGGCAGGGTCAGCCACAGCAGTGGTGGTGGCGCAGAAGCAGACCAGCCACCCTCAGGAACCCCCTCCACTTCAGTCCATTCCTCGCCGGGCCACCACCAAG GCATGCAGTATGGATATGTTACTAATAGTGGAGCAAGCTCTGCCTCTGCCACCACCTCAGGCCCAGCCGCAGGCCCCTCGTCATCCAgctctgatgatgatgaggaggaggaagatgaggatgaGGAAGCAG GTGGTGACACGTCCTCTTCCACTACAGGCAGTGCCTCTCCGGTGCCCAACAGCTATGATTCCCTGGAAGGGGGAAACTATCCGG ATTCCATGCCGCCTTCCAACAATATGACCAACCAGGCCGCGCCCTATAGCAACTATGCTTACCCCAGCATGCAGCCAGCCTATCAGCAGGGGCCGTCCTCCCACACAGACTCTTCACCTTCTCATGACCCGTATGGTCAGTCAAGCTACCAGCAGTGCTCTCAG CCATTCCCAAACCTGTCCCAGCTATCTGCAGCCTTGGGCGGGCTGAGCGGCGTGccagagctggagctggaggCCCTGAGCCCAGTCAACCTGCTACAGGAGAGAAACCTGCTGCCCCCGAGGCCCCTTGAAGCCCCCGAACCCAACCTCACCCCTGACCTCAAAAAGGTCAACTGTAGTCCACA GACATTCAGGTGTACCCTGACCAGCATCCCCCAGACTCAGGCTTTACTCAACAAGGCCAGGCTCCCTCTgggcctcctcctccaccccttTAGAGACTTACAG caGTTACCGGTGATAACATCGAACACGATAGTTCGCTGTCGCTCTTGTCGCACCTACATCAATCCGTTTGTCTCCTTCCTGGATCAGCGCAGGTGGAAGTGCAACCTCTGTTATCGGGTCAATGATG TTCCAGATGAGTTTATGTACAACCCAGTCACCAGATCGTATGGCGAGCCCCATAAGAGACCAGAGGTCCAAAACCCCACTGTGGAGTTCATTGCCTCCTCAGACTACATG ttgCGGCCCCCTCAGCCAGCGGCCTACCTCTTTGTTCTGGATGTGTCTCACAATGCTGTGGAAGCAGGCTACCTTAAGTATTTCTGTGAATTACTACTGGAGAACCTGGATAA GTTGCCTGGGGATACACGCACCAGGGTGGGATTCCTCACCTTCGACAGCACCATCCACTTCTACAACCTCCAGGAGGGACTGTCCCAGCCGCAGATGCTTGTAGTATCGGACATAGACG acATCTTCATACCGTCTCATGACAGTCTGATGGTGAACCTAAAGGAAAGCAAAGAG CTGGTGAATGACCTGTTGACGTCACTGCCGGGCATGTTCAGCCAGAGCATGGAGACCCACAGTGCCCTTGGCCCTGCGTTACAAGCCGCCTTCAAGCTCATGTCACCCACTGGGGGCCGTGTCACAGTGTTTCAGACCCAGTTGCCCACACTAGGTGCTGGTGCGCTGCAGTCAAGGGAAGACCCCAACCAGCGCTCGAGCACTAAG GGAGTTCAGCACCTCGGCCCAGCCACAGACTTCTATAAGAAACTCGCACTGGACTGCTCTGGTCAACAAATTGGGGTTGATCTTTTCCTGCTCAGCTCCCAGTATGCTGACCTTGCCTCGCTAT CATGTATCTCCAAATATTCAGCGGGCAGCGTATTTTACTACCCCTCCTTCCATTACATCCACAACCCGGCTCAACTGGAGAAGTTCCAGAGAGATCTCGAGCGCTACCTCACCAGGAAGATCGGCTTTGAGGCGGTCATGAGAATACGATGCACTAAAG GTTTATCCATCCATACGTTCCACGGTAACTTCTTTGTGCGCTCCACTGACCTGCTGTCCCTGGCTAATGTGAACCCAGACTCTGCCTTTGCTGTCCAGATGTCAATTGAAGACTCTCTGGCAGACTCGTCTCTGGCCTGCTTCCAGGCTGCTCTGCTCTACACCTCCAGTAAAG GAAAAAGGCGAATACGGGTCCATACTATGTGTCTGCCGGTGGTCAACCAACTGAGTGATGTGTATGCCGGAGCTGATGTTCAGGCCATCACTGTTCTGCTGGCCAATATGG CTATCGACCGCTCGATATCGTCCAGTCTGTCAGATGCTCGTGATGCCCTGGTGAATGCAGTGGTGGATTTGGTGAGCGCCTACAAGAGCAACGTGTCAAACCTACAGCAGGCCGGCCTTGTCGTCCCTGCTTCTATGCGCCTCTTCCCAGTTTACATCCTCTCCCTGCTCAAACAG AAAGCTTTACGGACAGGCACCAGCACGCGGCTGGACGAGCGGGTCTTCGCCATGTGTGAGTTCAAGACGCAGCCGCTGCAGCAGCTGATGCGGATGGTTCATCCTGACCTGTACAGGCTGGACAACATGTCTGAACAG GGGGCGCTCCATCTGAACGACACAGTGGTTCCCCAACCTCATCTGCTCCACCTGTCTGCTGAGAGGGTGAGCAGAGATGGAGCTTTCCTCATGGACTGTGGCAAC gtgTTTTATCTTTGGATCGGCAAATGCTGCAATGAGATGTTCATCAGAGATGTTCTGGGCTGCCCCAACTATGCTTCAATACCCACCAACATG AGTCACATTCCTGAGCTGGAGACTCCTTTGTCTGAGAGAGTGCGAGCGTTCCTCGACTGGCTGCAGGACAACAGAGCATTTAGCTCCATTATACATGTCGTCAA GGACGATGCTTCAGCTAAAGCTACGTTCTTCCAGCATCTGGTGGAGGATAAGTCTGAGTCGGCATCTTCATACTATGAATTCCTGCAGCACATTCAGCAGCAGATGTCCAAGTAG